A genomic window from Elaeis guineensis isolate ETL-2024a chromosome 3, EG11, whole genome shotgun sequence includes:
- the LOC105040630 gene encoding cationic amino acid transporter 5-like, with protein MGSMEESADEFQTRSYWRCSKKDFFPEKSFESWAAYKAALGQTHHRFKDRLLGRSSDATELGEVRKQSENDMKRCLGWWDLTWFGFGSALGAGIFVLTGQEARHHAGPAIVLSYVASGISAMLSVFCYTEFSVEIPVAGGSFAYLRVELGDFAAFIAAANLILESVVGSAAVARAWTSYLATLLNRPSNSLRIHTHLAKGFNLLDPIAAIVLAATATIAMISTKRTSYFNWIASTVHVVVILLVIIGGFAHANTSNLKPFLPHGVQGVFQAAAVVYFAYTGFDNIATMAEETRNPSNDIPIGLLGSSSVITVLYCLMALSLSMMQKYTDIDPNAAYSVAFKSVGWAWAQYIVALGALKGMTTVLLVGALGQPRHTTHIARSHIIPPFFALVHPKTGTPIYATILITFCAACIAFFSSLDILATLLSVSTLFIFMMMATALLVRRYYMRGVSSRSHLLKLSSFLLLIIASSMGTAAFWGLRPHGWIGYLITIPLWMVGTLGIQLFVPQCRMPKVWGVPLVPWLPSLSILTNLFLMGSLGAEAFIRFGICTLIMLLYYLFFGVHAAYDMAHGQYEKPTSVEAVKNEDVKKAAEGP; from the coding sequence ATGGGTTCCATGGAAGAATCAGCTGATGAATTCCAAACAAGGAGCTACTGGAGATGCAGCAAGAAAGACTTCTTCCCTGAGAAGTCCTTCGAGAGCTGGGCCGCCTATAAAGCGGCCCTGGGTCAGACCCACCACCGCTTCAAGGACCGCCTCCTTGGTCGATCCAGCGACGCCACCGAGCTCGGGGAGGTCCGCAAGCAGAGCGAGAATGACATGAAGCGCTGCCTCGGCTGGTGGGACCTCACCTGGTTTGGCTTTGGTTCGGCCCTCGGTGCCGGAATCTTCGTCCTCACAGGCCAAGAAGCCCGTCACCATGCTGGCCCTGCCATAGTCCTCTCCTACGTTGCCTCCGGCATCTCCGCCATGCTCTCCGTCTTCTGCTACACCGAATTCTCGGTGGAAATTCCCGTGGCAGGGGGTTCATTTGCTTACCTTAGAGTGGAGCTGGGGGACTTCGCGGCGTTCATAGCAGCAGCCAACTTGATTCTAGAAAGCGTAGTCGGCAGCGCTGCGGTTGCCAGGGCTTGGACTTCATATTTGGCGACCCTCTTGAACCGCCCCTCGAACTCATTGAGAATCCACACACATCTCGCTAAGGGCTTCAATTTATTGGACCCAATTGCGGCGATTGTCCTTGCAGCCACTGCAACAATCGCCATGATCAGCACCAAGAGGACCTCTTACTTCAATTGGATTGCTTCTACCGTCCATGTTGTTGTCATACTACTCGTCATAATTGGTGGttttgcccatgccaacactagCAATCTGAAACCTTTCCTCCCTCATGGCGTCCAAGGTGTCTTCCAAGCAGCTGCAGTCGTGTACTTTGCCTATACTGGATTCGATAACATCGCCACCATGGCAGAGGAAACAAGAAATCCTTCGAATGACATACCAATAGGCCTTCTTGGTTCCTCGTCGGTCATCACAGTCTTATATTGCCTGATGGCCCTGTCACTGAGCATGATGCAGAAATATACTGATATTGATCCAAATGCAGCATACTCTGTGGCATTTAAGAGTGTTGGATGGGCATGGGCACAGTATATCGTCGCGCTTGGTGCTCTCAAGGGGATGACCACCGTCCTGCTCGTTGGCGCCCTCGGCCAGCCTCGGCACACCACTCACATAGCTAGGAGTCACATAATTCCACCCTTCTTTGCTCTAGTCCACCCCAAAACTGGAACACCGATCTATGCCACTATTTTGATTACTTTCTGTGCTGCCTGCATTGCCTTCTTCTCGAGCCTGGATATCTTGGCAACTCTACTATCTGTGAGCACTCTCTTCATCTTTATGATGATGGCCACTGCACTGCTTGTGAGGAGATACTACATGAGAGGCGTCTCCTCTCGTTCGCATCTCTTAAAGCTGTCGAGCTtcctgctgttgataattgcttcTTCTATGGGGACTGCAGCTTTCTGGGGACTGAGGCCACATGGATGGATTGGTTACCTGATAACTATTCCTTTGTGGATGGTGGGCACCCTGGGGATCCAATTGTTCGTGCCCCAATGCCGGATGCCGAAGGTGTGGGGGGTTCCTCTGGTGCCATGGCTGCCGTCCTTGTCGATTTTAACCAATCTGTTTCTCATGGGTTCTTTAGGTGCTGAAGCATTCATTAGGTTTGGGATATGCACTTTGATAATGCTGCTTTACTATCTGTTCTTTGGAGTCCATGCTGCCTATGATATGGCCCATGGCCAATATGAAAAACCAACTTCAGTGGAAGCAGTGAAGAATGAAGATGTGAAGAAGGCAGCAGAAGGGCCTTGA
- the LOC105040629 gene encoding gibberellin 2-beta-dioxygenase 3, with translation MVVLASTALEQITLPVAPKPSTYFSGTPVINLAQPGLETLLVRACEEFGFFKVTNHGIPVELMARLEAEVVKFFSLPQAEKDRAGPANPFGYGNKTIGSNGDIGWVEYLLLDVTSKPMSHTSLAFLEEPSASTLRSALNDYVSAMRKLVREILELMAEGLGIQPRDILSKLVADEESDSMLRLNHYPPCPHLQGPDCSLTGFGEHTDPQIISVLRSNNTSGLQISLRDGSWVTVPPDQDSFFINVGDSLQVLTNGRFRSVKHRVLANALKSRVSMIYFGGPTSGEKLAPLPLLMGEGEQSLYREFTWWEYKSSAYRTRLADNRLGQFKR, from the exons ATGGTGGTCCTAGCCAGTACAGCACTCGAACAAATCACCCTCCCGGTTGCACCCAAGCCCAGCACGTATTTCTCAGGAACTCCGGTTATAAACCTTGCGCAACCGGGCTTGGAGACCCTCCTTGTGAGAGCCTGCGAGGAGTTTGGGTTCTTCAAGGTGACCAACCATGGGATCCCCGTGGAACTCATGGCTAGGCTGGAAGCCGAGGTTGTGAAGTTCTTCTCCCTCCCCCAAGCGGAAAAGGATCGAGCAGGGCCTGCCAACCCATTTGGTTATGGAAACAAGACCATTGGCTCTAATGGAGATATTGGCTGGGTGGAGTACCTCCTCTTGGATGTCACTTCCAAGCCCATGTCTCACACCTCGCTAGCCTTTCTCGAAGAACCTTCAGCAAGCACCTTACG CTCTGCTTTGAATGATTATGTCTCAGCTATGAGGAAGCTGGTCCGCGAGATTTTAGAGTTGATGGCTGAAGGACTAGGGATTCAGCCGAGAGATATTTTGAGCAAGCTGGTCGCGGACGAGGAGAGTGACTCAATGTTAAGGTTGAATCACTACCCTCCATGCCCACACCTTCAAGGGCCGGACTGTAGCCTGACTGGATTTGGAGAGCACACAGACCCACAGATTATTTCAGTTTTGAGATCAAACAACACCTCGGGGCTGCAAATATCACTGAGGGATGGGAGTTGGGTCACAGTTCCACCTGACCAGGACTCCTTTTTCATTAATGTTGGTGACTCCTTGCAG GTTCTGACAAATGGGAGATTCAGAAGCGTGAAGCACAGGGTTTTGGCCAACGCTTTGAAGTCCAGGGTCTCCATGATCTACTTCGGCGGGCCAACTTCTGGAGAGAAACTGGCACCCTTGCCACTGTTGATGGGAGAGGGAGAGCAGAGCCTCTACAGGGAGTTCACATGGTGGGAGTACAAGAGCTCTGCCTACAGAACAAGGCTGGCTGATAATAGGCTGGGGCAGTTTAAGCGGTAG